gcaaggagatccaaccagtccattctgaaggagatctaccctgggatttctttagaaggaatgatgctggtgAACTGTGAGGAGTTCGCCGAGTTCCAGGAATTACTCAAGGTGATGAGGACGATTGATGACAGAATAGTACATGAATTAAACACTACGGTTCCAACAGCTTCCTTTGCAGGGAAAATTGATGCCAGCCAAACCTGTAAACAACTTTACGAGTCATTGATGGAGGCCCACGCTAGTAGGGACAGAGTCATAAAAAACTGTATAGCTCAGACCTCATCAGTAGTAAAACAGCTccgagaagagagagaaaataatttggATGATTTAACGTTATTAAAG
The genomic region above belongs to Ovis canadensis isolate MfBH-ARS-UI-01 breed Bighorn chromosome X, ARS-UI_OviCan_v2, whole genome shotgun sequence and contains:
- the LOC138929963 gene encoding protein MIX23-like, giving the protein MMLVNCEEFAEFQELLKVMRTIDDRIVHELNTTVPTASFAGKIDASQTCKQLYESLMEAHASRDRVIKNCIAQTSSVVKQLREERENNLDDLTLLKQLRKEQTKLKWMQSELNVEEVVNDRSWKVFNERCRIHFKPPKNE